A region of the Peromyscus leucopus breed LL Stock chromosome X, UCI_PerLeu_2.1, whole genome shotgun sequence genome:
AGTTCCTTAAGAGTCATTCTGGGGCCTGGGAatgtctcagttggtagagtgcttatctgTCCCTGGGTCCAAtgctcagcaccacataaatggtGCTTGCctagccctgggttcagtcctcagcaccataGAAACCAgatgcagtggcacacatctgcagtcccagcactcagaagatgaAGGAataaagatcaggagttcaagctaCATAgttcttagctacatagtgactttgagCCCACCCAgagatacatgagatcctgccttgAAAAATATGCCATTCTGAATATTCCCTGAAGAAATCCTATTCTGCATACCCTTCTATAAAGGGGTGCCTATGAAGGcttctaaaaagagaattctttgCTGAATGAGCACTAGTAAAATCCTAATGGAGTATTAACTCATCTGGGGAGTAGCTTTCTTTAATAATGGGGCCTTCTTAGCCACAGTTTCTCATTAGAGAAAATACCCCATCTACTCTCTCAGGTAAAGGTACCACAAGAGTCAGACTGTTTATTGGGATGTTCTCATTGCTAGTAAGCTGTCACATCCTCTGATCAGTCCAGATATGCCATGGTAGAGTTCAGTCAGCCCAGGGAAACTCAACAATAACTCAAACAATTGAGCAAAGCTGGAAATTCAGAGCCTCAGTGAGGCACCTGGAAGCTATTCCCACTGACTTGGGTAGGAGGATGATGAACTAAATAAACAGTGTCCAGTGCTGGTACCCGAACATAGCAGTCAATCATAAAGAAGTAAAACCCATTCAGAGGTCAGTCTTTCTTTTGATAGGCTTACtagaagagtaaaaaaaaatgatcctggGAGTACACCCTCTCCTTCAATTTCACAGTTGCTCTTGTCAACCCCAAACCCACCCTATAATGTTCAGAAGCAAAAAATCAGACAATACTTTGTCTTGTTTCAGCCTCACATGATGGCTCTGAGGTCTCAGCCCTTTCCTGATGGTGTCTGCGGCAGCAAATACAGTGGAGGTAGTCTATCACATTATGAGTGAAGAGGGAGCGCAGTGGGTGCAAGTACTGGAAGAAGAGGAGCATGAATCCAATGGAAATCAGATAAGCAATGATAAGCTGCACAGCAATCAAGGAATGGCAGTAGTTCAGTAACACCTTGACTCCAAGGAACTTAAAAACCAAGACCATGATCACATTTTCTACCAATCTCACACTATAGTGCAGTCCCATATGTCCCCAGTTCTGACCTTTGTCAACAAGGTCTCTGTCTGCCAATTTCAACTGCATGGCAGACCAGCAAGAGAAGTTGATGCCAGCATAGAGGATGGTGACAGAAATCAGTACCACCAGAGTGCCAACCCGGCTGAAATTCTTCTCAATATTGTTTGGCATTTGGGCACCACTCCTCCAGAACTTAACCCAGGGCTCAAAGAGGATGATCAAGAAGTTGAGCACTAAGAAGGGCACAGCCTTCAACTTCAAGGTGGCTGAGAAGAGCACCAGAATCACAAGGCGGGAAGTGATCTCCAATGTCCTCCAGATGGTGATACAAAGTACTTCGAGTGGCCCAAGCCGAATCTTGTAGTCATCGTACTTGATCTGGATAGCCAACATATTGCAGAGGGTAGCTCCATAGGTGACAGATATCAGGGAAAAAACTATTAGCACAGCTGTAAAATAAGGAATGAGACAAAGATGCAATTAGTTGATGTTTGTGCTGAAGCCTGTATTCAGAACCAGAGGTCCAGAGACGATGGTCAGGGCTTGAACGCATCAATTAAGAGTAGACTTATATATGATCACAGCTATGCACACAGACAGCATGTAGCTGGATAAACATATTTTACAAAAACAGATGTAGGAGAATATGTTCAGCATCACAGATCATTagagaaatgagaatgaaatTCACAGTGAGGGCTGGCAGTACAGCCTAGTGGTAGTACCCCTGCCTAGCATGCAAAGAATGACCACAGTAAGATATTGCCTAATACCTGTTAGGGTagccatttctttaaaaaaaatgtctaacaAAGATATAGAGAAAATGGAACTTTTATACATAATTGGAATATaaattgatattgccattgtagAAAACAGTATGAaagtaactaaaaaaattaaaaacagaactgcCATATGATCCATCAATTCCACTACTGGGTGCATATACAAAGGAGAGGAAATTGATATCTCAAAGAAATATTTGCCCTGCTGTGTTGTTCAATGGTGtaggcccaaattactcaaggtTAAAGAATCAgatcttgctttacccagcagggttgcataaggggatgatttgaccatgggtatggctaccaggtgtttggaagggtctacacttggctgtatctaggaagggggaggtcttttgtgtcaccccttggcattgctataaaaagcccttttgaataaagttctgggccattgggtattgaaccaggtcctcccaaagctatcctgtgtttctgtctttcctctcatcaactaggtctctctttctacctaatattttcttattcctctctcctcaagagtatccAGGGAAAGGTGGGGGTACGTCCCCCACATTCAGTGCAGCAAGATACATAACAGCTAATATATGGAAAAAATCTAAATGTCTATTGATAAGTGCACAGGTAAAGAAAATGGTATACATATGCTGTGGGGTATTACTCAACTATTATATGAAGGAAATTGTATCATTGCAATAAAATGGATGAATATCgaggacattatgctaagtgaaatgagccagactcagaaataaaaataatgtattaccCCATTTATAAGTGGAATCTCATAAATAAATTAGATTCAAAGAACCAGACTAGAGCAATGGTTTCCAGGGGTTAGGGGTTGAGGGAAACAGAAGGATTTTTGCCAAAGGGAACAAAACTTCTGTCACAAAATGATTAAGATTGGGAGCTCTCATGTACAGCTGGGCATTCTATTTCAcactgtgatttttttgaaagagttcacacacacacacacacacacacacacacacgtagtaaTTACATGAAGTGATATACATATGTCAAAACTTCACATTGTAGATCAAAAACATATACACTTTGGATGAATGTACAATGCAAAAGTTTAATCatagaaacacacaaaataaactttccAAAATGAATAAGTTTTATGACTAAAACTGAGAATTCACTGACATGGGAAGGACACATGTAAAGGTGTGAGCAGACCTAACTCATGGAATGGCATTCTGAGAGAATagtaaaggaaaaagggaaaagaaattatTGGGAAAATATAATCTTAGGAGACATATTAaagtcctttcctcctcttcctctccctctcccttcctcaccttcccaccctcttcctcttcctctgcttctttttgaaacaggatctcattgtgTTTTAGTCCCAGCTGGCCTGCAACTTGAATATAGACCAAGCTgtactcgaactcacagaaatcctgcctctgcttcccaagtgctaagccACTGTACCTAAAGACTACCCTTTATAGCTGAGTCTAATCTTTGATATGTATCTTCTGCAAGAAATGAGTCTTCCCCAATGATTTGCTCCAGTTGCATGTGCCAAAAACTGTAGGAGAAACCCATGAAGGCAGAAGGGACCATATCTATTTTGCTGTGTCTTTACAAGCTAAACACACTTTCTGAAATATAGTACGTTCTTGATAAAGGTTTGTGGAATAATAAAGACTTATGAGTTTACAGTGACAAAATAGGTACTTAGCATTAGAAATCCTTCCTACAGCTTTGTGGAGCTTGTGGAAGTCACTGGATATCTATAGGCCCCAGTTTCCCAATTCTCTGAGCTATTATAGGGTTACTTGATTTTGTCATTAGTAATGACAATGCTTCACCCTCACAGTTTGGTATATACTTAAGCAATTGCAGCAGAGtggttaaaaaaatttaaatcctaTTTTTTGACCCATAACATCCATATTACTGTGTGTTAGAAGAGAACCAGACACTGAATCTAGTCATTCCCATATACTAGTTATAGAACCTTGGGGAGGATTTACTTAACTTCTGTGTCTACCATTTATCTTTTGTAAAATGAGGATAGTAATAACCTCATAGATAAAGTtgttgtgaagattaaatgaaataagtatATGCAAACGGTTTAGAGAAATGTCTAGAAGCTAGTAAATTCTATTTAGCTAGCCTctgtcttctgcctcctccttctccactccccctctttctccctctttccgaAGACCTGGAGAATTGCAAAGTGGTTGCTCTTAGCTTTCTAAACTACTCTTGTTCCTATTCTCACCGCTCAACATAGAATTGATTATTCATATAAAACCCCCATACCCAAGTAATTTAACTCAATCCAAAATCagtaaattttcttccttttgtgggTATTGCTTATTAAGATTGAGGAAatggggctcgagagatggctctgcggttaagagcacttactgccttgcagagggcctgagttctcTTCCTAGCATCCttactgggcagctcacaattccCTGTAACTCACCCCAGGAGTATCCGACGCCTCTAGCTCCGCCCTCCAAAGGTATctgaactcatgtgcacatacccccacacagacacatatagatacacatactCCTAATGGAAAAcacaatagaaataaatcttaacgGCTAACTAGGTGGCTCAATGGTCAAGTGCACTTGCTgcttgctcttatagaggacccaggctcagttcctagcacccctATGGTGGCTCGGAACTACAGTGCTGCCAGGTagtctgatgcccttttctagtctccacaggcatcaggcacacaaatgacacacagacagatgtaCAGACAAACTCATAcatagaaaagattttaaaagacgTGGTAATTGACAAATCGATCTTGGAAATGAATCTATTTAGAAGATTAGTATAAAAATCCTGCAAGAAAGGCGAAAATGTAAGCAGTGACTATTTTAGTATGTAAAAATTGAGTATTTCACATATGAACTATATGTTACATGTTATGCTTTTGTTCCCTGCAGTGCTGGAGATTAATGCAAGGCCTTCaccatgctaggcaggcactcttcCATTGAACCACAGCCACAGCCCAGTATGTATACATAGGAAAGAGGAGTCTAGAAGCGCATACACTGAATGGTTAACAGAGATCACTTTGGGTGAATGATGTTCTAGTTTCTAGTTTCTATCTATTCTATATGGTCTGAAATGTTACCAAATATCTGACAGTCCTTAGgctttagccaggcagtggtggtgcatacctttaagcccagcactcaaagccagaggcaagtggatctctgtgagttcaaggccagcctggtctagagagggagttccaggatagccaggactacacagggaaaccctgtgtctaaataaataaataaatgataaaaaaaaaaacccaaaatgtagTATAATAAGATGGTAAACTttcttataaaaaatttaaaaactcacaCTCTGCTGATTTCTCACTCCCTCTtggggtagatttttttttcatagcttcCCAGAAATTTTCTGTGTGGATACAATTACCTGTAGATCAATCAGTTTGCACATTTGACATTTTTAGAATGCaaacatattttaattagatGATTGCCCAACTCCCAAAATTCTCAGGAAGAAAAGCAGCATTGATTCCAGACAATGTTCCCCTCACTACTGTCACGTGTACACTTATAAAGCTTTCAAACCAACAGAACTTGATAAACAATTGTTAATGGAGAAAAGGAGATAGATCTGTCCCCTTGTGTGGGAgctcacaaaggtttcctagtgagatctgagcttaaTTTACAcaacagggctgcattaggggatggctggaccatgtgcatgatcaccaggtgtctgggatggtctgcacttggctgtactggggggaggtcttttgctccaccccttggaattcctttaaaagtcctttagtagagacagaaggggctggtgagttttgacccaggccctcccgaggctatcctatgtttctaactgtctctcgctcttctatatttctatctacatattccttctccctgctcaagagtaccctgggggaaaaagtgggggcaggTCCCCCATACCCTTGAATTTACAGAGGACTTTGTTAAACAGGGTCAGTACTTACTAATAAAGAAATGGCCCAAGCTGTACCCACATCTGAAATAGCATCTGCCCAACCAGATGAAGCAACCTGGGGCTGGTAAAATTCATTAACAGTATTTGATCTCGACATCAACAATACTGACTCATATTTCACCCTCTGCCAGAGGGTTTACTCATCTAGGGACCTCTCCTTTTACAAGTAGGAACTTATGTCAGTGACTGCCTAGTAACTTCCTTCAGAGATCACAGAGAAAGAAGGTCAGATCTTGGACCAGACCTGACCTACCTGGATCCATCCCACACCACTTTTCTGTCTCTCCACTACCATGGGAGGAAATGATTAAATCTGTGGTTCTTTAGTGAAACTAGCTGGGCTCAACTAGAGTGCTTTTTACAAATGCAGACTCTTGGCCTTCCCATACTCTGTGATTGATTCAGGTCTGAGGAAGgaaggtaattttaaaaagaccctTCCAAACCGGGTATGCTAGCTCTTGGCTATACAATAATAGTTCTAGCACTTGTGGAGCTgagcaggagaattgccatgagttaGAGATCAACCTGGCCTAtatagttagttccaggccagcctggaatataaGGTGAGACccatcaccaaaaacaaaaaagaaaggaaaagaacttcCCCACAAGATTGTGATATATAAAACTATTTGAGAACCTTCTCTCTAGAGGTGGCCATCTCTAAACAAAGTAAGCAACTAGCAACACAGTGTACACCTTCCAGAAAggggcatttttctttttctctgacagCTGCTGTGGCCAAAGGGTGTGTTTGTGAAATTTTTAGTATAAACATAGCTTGTCCCAGTTTAAGAATTCTGGCAGGTCTGAGATGTCTGACTCCCTAAGTTCTAGTGCTGTCCAATAGAGCTTATTGTGATGCTGAAAGCATTCCAAACTTGTGCCATCCCAGAACACTAAGTTATTAATCAGACGCAGCTACTGGGCATTGGTACTGTGGCCATCACCACTGAGGAAGTGCACTttcagtgatttttatttatttgtttatttttctttaaattgcacACAAGGCTAGTATCCAGTATATTGGATAGTTCAGGCCTAAAGTTCGAAGATTCTTGGCTTAAACAGAGCCCTCCCTTCTCTTGACCCCACTCACCTCTACCCAGGGGGACCTCTGCAGAGATCAGAGTCACATAAAGTTGATAGGTTAGCTGGGGCACTGAGCCCAAGAAGGCTTGAATCTGTGACATACGTTTGTAGGCATTACGGTGCATAGCCAAGGTCCGGATGGAGTGGCCCACCTCCCATTCTATCAGCACCTCCTGGCCATTTATTAGCATCTTCTTTCGAGTGAGGCTGACATAGGGCTCCTCTTGCCCCTCTTTCTTCCACAGTGTAAGGTACTTAATCATGGCCTCCAAACATCTGTGGGAGTAAAGCATCACGGGAACTTAGCTAAAATTGTCCCAAGCAAGGAAGGTGTCACAAAGGGAAAAATCTGGGGGAGGTTGTATTACTTTTTtggcatttcctttcttctgtcaaTTGCTCATGAGTCAAGGGTTGGTCATACCTTGTACAAGTCACTTGGtctaaggtttttgttgttgttgttgttgttgttttttgttttttcaagacagggtttctctgtgtagttttggtgcctgtcctggatctcgctcagtagaccaggctggtctcgaactcaccgagatcctcctggctctgcctcccaagtgctgggattaaaggcgtgtgccaccactgcccgtggtgtaagttttttcttctgtttggtcACCTACTGGCCTAGGAACACCATTTCAGGAATGCTTCTTTCTAGTCAAGGAATTTTTTTATCTCCTCAAAAAtatgcctgtagttttttttaaaaaaatgtctcacATACAAAAGTGTTAAGAAATACTATGTTGTAAGATAAAGATGAGGGCTCCCAAATGCCCTGGTTTTCACAAGACCTTAAATTCCTAAATTCAAACATTCTTTAATAAATGCATTCAGCTTCATAAATGAGATTCATAAGTTCTGCTTTTACAAGAAAACATCTCTTTTTGAGTGCCTCTTTCTGGGGACAGATCCTTTTTAAATCTGATTCTTTCTTTATGAAGAAAATAACCTTACCAGAGCATATTACCCGTGAAGTCTCGATGACAGTCTATTTCCTGTTGTgaccctcccactcctcccccatCAAAATCAAAAGCTCTGGTAGCTCTGATGCGGtaaacagaagagaaaagcaactggTGCGCGCTGTTTTTACACCTGAGTGTGCTTCCCCCTACTTACCCCCAAAAGAATGGAAACTTGCCTACTTTTGACAAGAATATCTGTAGTGGAAATGAAGACATCTTCTCCAATAGATTGAGGGCAGAGGCTCTATTTATCTGGCTTGCAGCTCTTATCACATAGTGGGAATTTGATAAACATTTGCTGAGCAAATGAGAGGAtgagaatgaaaaagagaagagaggtgaGAAAAGGCGGAAGGTGAGGTTAACAGAGAGTGATTTAACAGGAAAACAGATTAAAGACAAGTTCAGGATTGATGGGCTTTCTAGGCTTTGACTGTTAATAGGAAGGTTTAGACTATAAGTACTGGCTGCCATTTTCCACAGGATGCCCtggaatttttttcatgtgtattacTCTAATACATAGCACATTtgagcacatgtgcatgtgtgtgcacgtgtgtgtgtgtgtgtgtgtgtgtgtgtgtgtgtgtgtgtgtgcacaagtgcagAGGAACACATGTGCCACAGTTTGTGTATGTAGTGATCAAAGGACAAACTTGGGTGTTGGTCCTTGCCACCATCCACCTTGTTTGCTGGCTGCAAGCTGCTGgggattttcttgtctttgcctcccatctcactgtaggagtACTGGGAATACAGGTCCAGCTGACCATGGGTTCTGGGCACCTACACTCaaatcctcaggcttgcacagtaagtgctttatccactgagccatcttcccagccctgaaaTTTCCATTTTCTATAGACAAACTGTAAGACCTGggtgagaaaaggaaggaaagaacgaAGAAATGGCAACTCTTTCACTATTTAGGGGAAAATGTCTAAGCCCATTTTCAAGCCCATCCATACTATTGCTTAACAAAATATTGGAGCAGTGGCATGAAGTATTCTGTGTATGCTTCTATTCTTGTGGCTATTTTGCTAGTTTAAGCAAGAGTTCTTGACTTGCTCCTGAGCTACAGTAAACCAGAGTACATCTTCATTTCCAGACGCATGTTTGCATTTCATGTAAGGGAGCTGTGCCCTAAAAACAGCTCCATTTGCCTGATAGCAGTAATCAAACTCCTacctaatgagaaaggaatgggTCTTGAAAATAAGCATATACATAGTATCATTTCTGGGTTTGTAATGATTTTTCTGAAGAAGTACAGGCAACAAATGGCTGTCGAGGGAGGGAGAACCAGTCTTGAACAGGAACAGACCCCATGATAGGTTACTTTGTGGTCAATCCTaagtggtcagccttaaacacattcacatatgaacaacactaaatgggctcaacatatgtatatatgtagctGGAAGTCCCACagcatatgtaattttttttttttttttttttttttttttttttttttttttatatttaatgtataaagatcttttattataaataaatacatagtaatatattaatataaatatataatatataataaatataaatatataattgttatatgtcaataataattaaagaaaagtcatgaatttgaaaggggtggggggacacaGAAGGAGGGACACGGTTGGCAGGGAAAGAGCTGCAAATGATATGAATACAGTatgtatttatgaaattctcaaaaatatatacaaattttaaattaaaaaaccaatTACTCTTCCTACTATAGGCTTAGAGTAACCAAGGTTATAACTGTGTCTCAATCCATGTGCACTACAAGTTAAATGACAAATCTGAAAAATAGTGACCAACACTCCATGGAGAGGAAAGTAAAAAACAGCTTAGAaggccacaaacaaacaaaaaaaaggaagtagaaaCTGAGGGCTGGGTACTTGCTAAAATTTGCATCCTCTTCAACTGCTAATTTAGTATATTGCATTTAGAACAGGAACAAAAAATGGCTGTCTTGAGTCTCTAGTGACATCTTGAAATTTCATGGTTCCAAGTTAAAGTCTTCCTTTTATAGCCAACTTGAAAAACTTAGAATGGGAAAGTACCTTTAGATCACCCAACCCAAAAGTAACACACAGCCAGCTAAGTCACATCTGGATAGTACGTATTTAGTATGGCCCATACTGCATTTTTTGCAGGTTGCCaaatttaaaatcatgaaatttcacattaaaccctgtcttgggaactAACTTTTCCTCCAAAGTTAGGTCTGGCAATACTGAGTCTGAATTCCAACACAGAAAAGATGGGTTAGAAATTTGAAGTGGCTGCCTCCTAGACAGGCACGTCCCAGATTCCACCTTACCATGGTATTCCATTTCCTTAACACTGAGACTTTATTTCCATTTATCAACATATGTGAGACTATTTTCTAATTCTTGACCCACTTCTTTCATTTATAGTACATGCCTAGCCCTGTGAGCACTTGGATTTAGAACACAAGGTCTAGTCCAACCCATTTCtttacagatgagggaactgaggcacaaGACATTTTTTAAGAGAGGCCACTAAGGCCATTCAACTGGTGAATACTAAAGAGAGGACTAGACTCTTGAGCTCCTAATTCAGGCCACTGCTATCCCACATTTTCTGTGATGGAACCTAACTAGTTCCTCCTTGTTTAAAACAATACTGATAAACATTTTCCAGATTTAAGGAAATATAATTGACAAATAGAATTATATagctatagatatatagataggtaATAGATTGTATTAAGGGAAGTTCCATTCTTAATAAATTTCACAGAGTGTTTTGAGATCTCTAATGATGAGCTATCTTCCTATTGTGATTCCAACATCAACACTGTGACCCGTATTCCTCATCTGACAGCAGATGTTTGCCTCTCTCACAGTCATGACAAACTTGGTCCATTCCTCCCTACTGATTTCATAAGTTACGCAATGTTTCTCTACCTTGAAACCTCATAGCATCCAGATGAGTCTGCGGACACAGATGCCTGTCTCCCTACAATTAAGCACATTCTCACCTTGCTCACAGCAATCTGAATGGGAGTACCTGATATACTACTGCTCTTTGCTACTAATTCCAGACGGAGGTGGACTGCCTTCCTTGGTCCTTCCAATCTGTGTACATATATTGCAGCAACATAACAGGACATAAGCAAGAGACTGCTCTACcaataaagaaattgaacttCATTGAGTTGTAGTACCAGCTTGCTACCCCCTAGTACATAAAGCATTTTCCAGATGTCAAATAGCTCTAGAAATTTTGAAAATGGCAAAAAAAGCCAGCCCAAGAAGTTCAAGTTGTGAAAATTGAATGTGGGAGAGAATGGAAGTAGGAATGAATGATTATCCATTCATAAGGCATCTAAAAGGCAGAATTCAAATTATAGACATTGGAGGCTAGAACTATAGCTCAGTGGAACACCACTTACTTAGTATGCCCACTACCCGGGTTTCATTCCAAGTAAAGTGAAAAATCCAAAGCTATAGCCCCAGAGCACAGGGTGGCCGCATTTTTTTGGTCCCATACCAGTTTCCACAACACAAACTCAGTAAAAAAATTGTCCAATAAGTCATATTGGTAATATTGctcattgtttttaaatacatatgcCTGCCACAAGGCCACCATGGTGGCACCCAAGATTTTAGATAAGGTTTCGGGATAGCAGACAGGGAAATTGAgtgagaaagaatggaagaattaGATTCGAAACACAGTATCAGATTATAAATATTAGCTTCATCCTCCTCTGTACACTTTTGAAGGGGTTGGTTGGGGAGAGATTTAAAAATGCTCACCTGATAACAGGTCCCAAGAGGATTAGATGCATAAATAATGACAGTGGTCTATCTTTGGCCAGGTCTCTGTGGACAAAAATGAGGGTCAATTGAACCATAATGGATGAAAACATGAAGAAGGAAAAGGTGTATGTCATCCAGAAGGTTTCATTATTCTTTCGATAAATCCTAACCATATACAAGGCAGATGCAGCCTCCCCACAGTACAGAAAGGTGGAGAAGAGAATACTAAACGGAAAGGTAAAGCGTGGGTTAGGCCCGCGGATGACATCTTCTCCCAGAGAGGAAACTGGAACCACATTTGGCTCCTCGGGAATTTCATAAACTCTGTCCATTGTGGAGAATCTCTTATGGTCTGGAGTTCAGAGCTCTTCTCCATCCATCCCCAACAGAGCCCGCATAGCCACTGCTGTCCAAGGATCAGTCAGGTGGAAAGTGTCAAGTCGAGTTCCTGAATGAAGACCAACAAGTCAGAACAGGAGCCACCTCTCTTCCAGACTTAACTTGAGAGTCTGGAATACAGAGTCCAGAAGTATCTCTTTGAACTTCACTCTTAATTGGCTGGAATGCAATCATCAACATAGGTGCTGAGAAACTTAGACAAGCACCCCAGCACTAAGTCTGCTGTCCAATTCCAGGTGTGT
Encoded here:
- the Xkrx gene encoding XK-related protein 2 isoform X2, whose amino-acid sequence is MKKKSTPRGSEKSAESVLIVFSLISVTYGATLCNMLAIQIKYDDYKIRLGPLEVLCITIWRTLEITSRLVILVLFSATLKLKAVPFLVLNFLIILFEPWVKFWRSGAQMPNNIEKNFSRVGTLVVLISVTILYAGINFSCWSAMQLKLADRDLVDKGQNWGHMGLHYSVRLVENVIMVLVFKFLGVKVLLNYCHSLIAVQLIIAYLISIGFMLLFFQYLHPLRSLFTHNVIDYLHCICCRRHHQERAETSEPSCEAETRQSIV
- the Xkrx gene encoding XK-related protein 2 isoform X1, with the protein product MDRVYEIPEEPNVVPVSSLGEDVIRGPNPRFTFPFSILFSTFLYCGEAASALYMVRIYRKNNETFWMTYTFSFFMFSSIMVQLTLIFVHRDLAKDRPLSLFMHLILLGPVIRCLEAMIKYLTLWKKEGQEEPYVSLTRKKMLINGQEVLIEWEVGHSIRTLAMHRNAYKRMSQIQAFLGSVPQLTYQLYVTLISAEVPLGRAVLIVFSLISVTYGATLCNMLAIQIKYDDYKIRLGPLEVLCITIWRTLEITSRLVILVLFSATLKLKAVPFLVLNFLIILFEPWVKFWRSGAQMPNNIEKNFSRVGTLVVLISVTILYAGINFSCWSAMQLKLADRDLVDKGQNWGHMGLHYSVRLVENVIMVLVFKFLGVKVLLNYCHSLIAVQLIIAYLISIGFMLLFFQYLHPLRSLFTHNVIDYLHCICCRRHHQERAETSEPSCEAETRQSIV